Proteins encoded within one genomic window of Couchioplanes caeruleus:
- a CDS encoding cupin domain-containing protein yields MSTRPPLAEAMDLHAHPEGGWYRETFRSSVEFQPAGYPGPRAAATAIYFLLQPGESSAWHVVRSDELWLLHSGALELRLGGSGAVPTEPGEVVRVDAASPQALVPAGVWQSAHPAGDEPVLVSCVVSPGFDFADFRLA; encoded by the coding sequence ATGTCGACTCGTCCGCCGCTTGCCGAGGCCATGGACCTCCATGCTCATCCCGAGGGTGGGTGGTACCGCGAAACCTTCCGCTCCTCGGTGGAGTTCCAGCCCGCCGGGTATCCCGGTCCCCGTGCCGCCGCTACCGCGATCTACTTCCTGCTCCAGCCGGGCGAGTCGTCGGCCTGGCACGTCGTACGCTCCGACGAGCTGTGGCTTCTCCACTCCGGCGCGCTCGAGTTGCGTCTCGGTGGCTCCGGAGCGGTTCCGACCGAGCCCGGCGAGGTCGTCCGGGTGGACGCGGCGAGCCCGCAAGCCCTCGTTCCCGCGGGGGTGTGGCAGAGCGCCCATCCTGCCGGAGACGAGCCGGTGCTGGTGAGCTGCGTGGTGTCGCCGGGCTTCGACTTCGCCGACTTCCGGTTGGCGTGA